The proteins below come from a single Treponema phagedenis genomic window:
- a CDS encoding protein-export chaperone SecB → MDQSSSIKSSFQLIDYKIDQINFSLTPETQFLAEDHGNKLFDIEFMFRDPQKFIDNEETYYVNGIQMLLKVLVNEEVMANGTFSISGLFKTTGEFSQDIEQRLVKEQIPAILFPYLRAAVTNILASAGFGSAILPLVNIQKMAGSLNLEIIEKKHDNK, encoded by the coding sequence ATGGATCAGTCTAGCAGCATAAAATCAAGTTTTCAACTTATAGACTATAAAATTGATCAAATAAATTTTTCTCTCACGCCGGAAACTCAATTTCTTGCAGAGGATCACGGAAATAAGCTATTCGATATTGAATTTATGTTTAGAGACCCTCAAAAATTTATAGATAACGAAGAAACATATTACGTAAACGGTATACAGATGCTTCTAAAAGTCTTAGTCAATGAAGAAGTTATGGCAAATGGCACATTCTCGATATCAGGCTTGTTTAAAACAACAGGAGAATTTTCACAAGATATTGAACAAAGACTTGTCAAAGAACAAATACCGGCTATTTTATTCCCGTATTTACGTGCCGCTGTTACTAACATACTCGCATCAGCCGGTTTCGGAAGTGCTATCCTCCCTCTTGTCAATATTCAAAAGATGGCAGGATCATTGAACTTGGAAATAATCGAAAAAAAACATGACAATAAATAA
- a CDS encoding restriction endonuclease subunit S, with product MQYKEKMIPLEQKTWSEFSISQLFNVYTGRDIIISKLEKGIYPVVSHTIENNGINFFTKNLENRRLFKHDNTISLADRGNFHSFVQPHNFYIGTRVKALEYTADNLNKDVLMFISQMINKQKVRFSYGFNATDKVENLKIMLPVTIEGKPDYDYMKKYIPIQEIKEIYKALQYLHTSY from the coding sequence ATGCAATATAAAGAAAAAATGATACCGCTCGAGCAAAAAACTTGGTCGGAATTTTCTATAAGCCAATTATTTAATGTTTACACGGGAAGAGATATAATAATTTCAAAATTAGAAAAAGGTATATATCCTGTTGTATCTCACACAATAGAAAATAATGGAATAAATTTCTTTACTAAAAATTTAGAAAACAGAAGACTGTTCAAGCATGATAATACAATATCATTGGCAGATAGGGGTAATTTTCATTCATTTGTACAACCGCATAATTTTTATATTGGAACAAGAGTGAAAGCCCTAGAATATACCGCAGATAATCTTAATAAAGATGTTTTAATGTTTATCAGCCAAATGATAAATAAACAGAAAGTTAGATTTTCTTATGGATTTAATGCGACAGATAAAGTGGAAAATTTAAAAATAATGCTCCCTGTAACTATCGAAGGAAAACCTGATTACGACTACATGAAAAAATACATACCAATCCAAGAAATAAAAGAAATATACAAAGCTCTACAGTATTTACATACAAGCTACTAG
- a CDS encoding restriction endonuclease subunit S translates to MNKRLSLNDVEWGEFNFTEIFSDIFIAKSSDSNKLQKGKVPFIGRSSINNGYQGDYDVEKEKVVKGNSITVSMVGEPKAFYQHYDFTCSQNILILQNDESLNRYNATFLCSIIDQYLIKKGYGYGYPVGLKRVIRNSLLLPSDENLKPNWQFMEDYIKQEQKIIAHKVIDYYEQKMLETAFDFVGLEDVEWKNFKLGSLFTFERKPSKGLNHLDTDKNRGISYLGATNKNNGVLEFVDPISNLVYRGNCIAFIRNGEGSMGYSVYKKENFMATQDISVGYNENLNQYNGMFITTVADRVRGKYNFGYKRNQSRLENEILTLPADKNGNPHWEYMSKFMQKLEVEKISNFLPYIYIYI, encoded by the coding sequence GTGAATAAAAGGTTGTCTTTAAATGATGTGGAGTGGGGAGAGTTTAACTTTACTGAGATTTTTAGTGATATTTTTATTGCAAAATCCTCAGATTCAAACAAACTGCAAAAAGGAAAAGTCCCCTTTATAGGAAGAAGTTCTATAAATAATGGTTACCAAGGGGATTATGATGTAGAAAAAGAAAAAGTAGTAAAAGGAAATTCAATAACAGTTTCAATGGTTGGAGAGCCAAAAGCTTTTTATCAGCACTATGATTTTACCTGTAGCCAAAATATTCTGATATTGCAAAATGATGAAAGTTTAAATAGATATAATGCAACATTTTTATGCTCCATAATTGATCAGTATCTGATAAAAAAGGGATACGGATATGGATATCCAGTAGGACTTAAAAGAGTTATACGAAACTCGTTATTATTACCTTCTGATGAAAATCTAAAACCTAACTGGCAATTTATGGAAGATTACATCAAGCAGGAGCAAAAGATAATAGCTCATAAAGTCATCGATTACTATGAACAAAAAATGCTTGAGACTGCTTTTGATTTTGTAGGTCTAGAAGACGTTGAGTGGAAGAATTTTAAACTTGGGTCATTATTTACGTTTGAAAGAAAACCGTCTAAAGGATTAAATCACTTGGATACAGACAAAAATAGAGGCATTAGTTATTTAGGAGCAACAAATAAAAATAATGGAGTTTTAGAATTTGTAGATCCAATTTCTAACTTAGTATATAGAGGTAATTGTATTGCCTTCATTCGAAATGGAGAAGGTTCAATGGGATATTCTGTATACAAGAAAGAAAACTTTATGGCAACTCAGGATATCTCAGTAGGATATAATGAGAATTTAAATCAATATAATGGCATGTTTATTACTACCGTTGCTGATAGAGTCAGAGGTAAGTATAATTTTGGGTATAAGAGAAATCAATCTCGTTTAGAAAATGAAATTTTAACACTTCCAGCAGATAAAAACGGCAATCCTCATTGGGAGTATATGAGTAAGTTTATGCAGAAGCTGGAAGTGGAAAAAATAAGCAATTTCCTTCCATATATATATATATATATATAG
- a CDS encoding HsdM family class I SAM-dependent methyltransferase produces MARKEAVTDLWVSKLLEEARIPFYPQGSNIKEIATALKTASKSGTGKSGFPEYTAVIKDFLLVIEDKADIAKHEKKTKNNTLADDKDAVVNYAVNGAIFYGKHLAAHTNYKKILSIGISGDEKRHKISPFFIDERGYHTKLPEIETLISFNEQNIDEYYIKEILKERTDFEKTTAEILREAQSLHEDLRNYGSIQDKDKPLVVSGILLALREIEYRNFDINNLIGDKKKTDGQKIYNAIKDNLARANVSPEVKKDKLLTQFAVIKDTAKINEVNVGLGKTPLKHYTEFLYKSIYQNIRYNTSAEDFLGRFYGEFTSYSGGDGQALGIILTPRHITELFCNLADLKPNDKVFDPCCGTASFLIAAMHNMLLKAKTLDEKNDIKKKQLFGIEIQSYMFTIATTNMILRGDGKSNLYNKDFLNENPFDLQKEGYTVGMMNPPYSQGSKQNPDLYEIAFTEHLLNSVTEGGKVIVIVPQSSMTGKTTEEKNIKTNILKKHTLEGVITLNKNTFYGVGTNPCIAIFTAHIPHSENKVCKFINFEDDGYEVAKHIGLVDNGSAKDKKQHLLDVWFDRTDAPTKFCVKTTIEPDDEWLHSFYYFNDEIPSEEDFRNTIADYITFEVNMITHGRGYLFGFDEKEVKEEYPKYKNHLSLKVAKEDGDYSE; encoded by the coding sequence ATGGCAAGAAAAGAGGCAGTAACTGATTTATGGGTAAGCAAATTATTAGAAGAAGCGCGCATACCATTTTATCCGCAGGGTAGCAATATAAAAGAAATAGCAACCGCTTTAAAAACAGCATCTAAAAGCGGCACCGGCAAATCAGGCTTTCCTGAATATACGGCAGTAATAAAAGATTTTTTACTTGTCATTGAGGACAAAGCGGATATTGCAAAGCACGAAAAAAAAACAAAAAACAACACACTTGCCGATGACAAAGATGCAGTAGTCAATTATGCGGTAAACGGAGCAATCTTCTACGGTAAACACCTTGCCGCTCATACAAATTATAAAAAAATACTATCAATCGGAATTTCCGGAGATGAAAAACGACATAAAATATCTCCCTTTTTTATTGATGAAAGAGGATATCATACAAAACTGCCTGAAATTGAAACTCTTATATCATTTAACGAACAAAATATTGACGAATATTATATTAAAGAAATATTAAAAGAAAGAACAGATTTTGAAAAAACAACCGCAGAGATATTAAGGGAAGCTCAAAGCCTGCATGAAGACTTGCGAAATTACGGCAGCATTCAAGATAAAGACAAGCCACTAGTTGTCTCCGGTATTTTACTTGCTTTGCGTGAAATTGAGTATCGCAATTTTGATATAAACAATCTTATCGGTGATAAAAAGAAAACAGACGGGCAAAAAATCTATAACGCAATAAAGGACAACTTAGCAAGGGCTAATGTTTCGCCTGAAGTAAAAAAAGACAAACTGCTTACTCAATTTGCGGTTATTAAAGATACCGCTAAAATAAACGAAGTGAATGTGGGACTTGGGAAAACACCATTAAAACATTATACCGAGTTTTTATACAAGAGCATTTATCAAAACATTAGATATAACACATCTGCTGAAGATTTTTTAGGAAGATTTTACGGGGAGTTCACGTCCTATTCTGGCGGAGACGGACAAGCACTCGGAATTATTTTAACTCCCCGTCATATAACAGAATTATTTTGCAATTTAGCCGACTTAAAACCTAATGATAAAGTTTTTGACCCCTGTTGCGGAACCGCAAGTTTTTTAATTGCAGCTATGCACAATATGCTTTTAAAGGCAAAAACACTTGATGAAAAAAATGACATCAAAAAAAAGCAGCTATTTGGTATAGAAATACAGAGCTATATGTTTACCATAGCTACTACGAATATGATTTTACGAGGAGACGGAAAAAGCAATCTATACAACAAAGATTTTTTAAACGAAAATCCTTTTGATCTGCAAAAAGAAGGCTATACTGTCGGTATGATGAACCCGCCGTATTCTCAAGGCTCAAAACAAAATCCTGATTTATATGAAATAGCTTTTACGGAACACCTACTCAATTCCGTTACCGAAGGAGGAAAAGTAATTGTTATTGTTCCGCAAAGCTCAATGACAGGCAAAACGACAGAAGAAAAAAACATAAAAACAAATATCCTAAAAAAACACACACTGGAAGGCGTAATTACCTTAAACAAAAATACTTTTTACGGTGTCGGCACAAATCCGTGCATTGCAATATTTACAGCACACATTCCGCATTCAGAAAATAAAGTATGTAAATTTATCAACTTTGAAGATGACGGATATGAGGTTGCAAAACATATCGGTTTAGTTGATAATGGAAGTGCAAAAGATAAAAAACAACATTTACTTGATGTCTGGTTCGACAGAACAGACGCACCGACAAAGTTCTGCGTAAAAACAACGATTGAGCCAGATGATGAATGGCTACATTCCTTTTACTATTTTAATGATGAAATTCCTTCCGAAGAAGATTTTAGAAATACAATCGCCGACTATATTACCTTTGAAGTAAATATGATTACTCATGGCAGAGGTTATCTATTTGGTTTTGATGAAAAAGAAGTAAAAGAGGAGTATCCAAAATATAAAAATCACTTAAGCCTTAAAGTTGCCAAAGAGGATGGTGATTATAGTGAATAA
- a CDS encoding helix-turn-helix domain-containing protein — MKIFNPARLTQARNWNNYTLDYLAGMLGVTKASVSLYEKGARNPDAFVQIRLAEALGFPIEFFYKPSFDTSNARISYRKNSSTKKKEKQRAELLKQFSIEFIAMLSGYVSFKESTIKPIDISCEELSSEDIEDVAVTLRKTFNAGLGPIQNLMIFLENRGAIIFLYDNSIIEIDGFSCMYASQPFIYINTDYPWDRMRFTLAHELGHIILHSGIDETKTQSFDFYKMIERQANVFAGAFLFPKESFRREFRGIDNRFLLETKKKWGLSKAAIVKRAHSLKLIGDTQKISFFTGQSRRKERKEEEGSKIREKEAPFLVKTVVNTLLEQHIDSYSLISRCGFPDELLQIISANTLVAKDEEKQTLPFKLNF; from the coding sequence GTGAAAATTTTTAATCCGGCGCGGCTAACGCAGGCTAGAAATTGGAATAATTATACGCTTGATTATTTAGCCGGAATGCTTGGCGTTACAAAGGCTTCTGTCAGTTTGTATGAAAAAGGAGCGCGCAATCCTGATGCCTTTGTTCAAATACGGCTTGCCGAAGCTTTAGGTTTTCCAATTGAATTTTTTTATAAACCATCATTTGATACCTCTAATGCCCGCATTTCATATCGAAAAAATAGCTCAACTAAAAAAAAGGAGAAGCAGAGGGCGGAACTTTTAAAGCAGTTTTCAATTGAGTTTATTGCTATGCTTTCAGGTTATGTTTCCTTTAAAGAAAGTACTATCAAGCCGATTGATATTTCTTGTGAAGAATTATCAAGCGAAGATATTGAAGATGTCGCAGTAACATTACGAAAAACGTTTAATGCCGGCTTAGGGCCTATACAAAATTTGATGATTTTTCTTGAAAATAGAGGTGCTATTATTTTTTTGTACGATAATTCAATTATCGAAATAGATGGTTTTTCCTGTATGTATGCATCGCAACCGTTTATATATATTAATACTGACTACCCATGGGACAGAATGCGCTTCACGCTTGCCCATGAATTAGGACACATCATATTACATTCGGGTATTGATGAGACAAAAACTCAAAGCTTTGACTTTTATAAAATGATAGAAAGGCAAGCAAATGTATTTGCAGGGGCTTTTTTATTTCCTAAAGAATCTTTTAGAAGAGAATTCAGGGGAATTGATAACAGATTTTTACTTGAAACAAAAAAAAAGTGGGGCCTTTCCAAAGCCGCCATTGTTAAGAGAGCTCATTCATTAAAACTCATTGGAGATACTCAAAAGATATCCTTTTTTACCGGGCAAAGCCGGCGAAAAGAGCGTAAAGAGGAAGAAGGTTCAAAAATCCGAGAAAAGGAAGCCCCTTTTTTAGTTAAGACGGTAGTCAATACCTTACTCGAGCAGCACATTGACAGTTATTCATTAATAAGCCGCTGTGGGTTTCCCGATGAACTTTTACAAATAATTTCCGCAAATACACTTGTTGCAAAGGATGAAGAAAAACAAACTTTACCGTTTAAACTCAATTTCTAA
- a CDS encoding tyrosine-type recombinase/integrase translates to MRKEWYTYLRNGFIYVQFINKITGKKMTAKSTRTRDPAKAEKIIHQWYYNQDSFFNIKQKDDKIGIIELAVENATHRALQKAVPIGIQHDEKLIASLSQTIDQTVSETLSKFFVDAAIKGEDKKSIQNQIRAIESIEEKSAEMREPGEKFDGVTFKDYLFNFFDYDKSPYITQLQQRGKSLPMRPRFRNMFLTFRLYERFFSNTLLADIEADEINSILGAIKNTGNLADSSMCALVSSICQALKFAYENDVISHLITSKITRFSKKNKKKEIFTNSELKRIFDERENVFNNERYALINELLFKTGCRIGEILALQIKDFRQTLNGYELFIGSNYDFREHALGPTKTKREDVVPITKKLGEKLIHCIEQSPFKDDPEAFIFYSPKFGKSKPLSYAIVNRDFQIAMKKLGITRKNLTLHSYRHTYASMLRDAGYSDSELQYLTRHDSIDLVYHYANHVTPAMQRKKIAAAELIDELA, encoded by the coding sequence ATGAGGAAGGAATGGTATACGTATCTACGCAATGGATTTATCTATGTACAATTCATTAATAAAATAACCGGTAAAAAGATGACGGCAAAAAGTACCCGAACGCGAGACCCTGCTAAAGCTGAGAAGATAATACATCAATGGTACTACAATCAAGACAGTTTTTTTAATATCAAGCAAAAAGACGATAAAATCGGTATAATAGAACTTGCCGTTGAAAATGCAACGCATCGAGCATTGCAAAAAGCGGTGCCTATCGGTATTCAACATGATGAAAAACTTATTGCTTCTCTTTCGCAAACAATTGATCAAACAGTGAGCGAAACATTGAGCAAGTTTTTTGTTGATGCTGCAATAAAGGGAGAAGATAAAAAATCGATACAAAACCAAATACGCGCAATAGAAAGCATTGAAGAAAAAAGCGCAGAAATGAGAGAGCCCGGTGAGAAGTTTGATGGGGTTACTTTTAAGGACTATCTGTTTAATTTTTTTGATTACGACAAAAGTCCGTATATTACGCAATTACAACAACGTGGCAAGTCTCTGCCGATGCGGCCGCGATTTAGAAATATGTTTTTGACATTCAGGCTCTATGAGCGTTTTTTTAGTAACACACTGCTTGCAGATATTGAAGCGGATGAGATTAATAGTATTTTAGGAGCGATAAAAAATACCGGAAATCTTGCGGATTCTTCAATGTGCGCTTTGGTTAGCAGTATTTGTCAAGCACTCAAGTTTGCGTACGAAAATGATGTCATTTCGCATTTGATAACCAGCAAAATTACGCGGTTCTCAAAGAAAAATAAGAAAAAAGAAATTTTTACTAATTCTGAACTTAAAAGAATTTTTGATGAGCGTGAGAATGTTTTTAATAATGAGCGGTATGCGCTTATTAATGAGCTTTTGTTTAAAACCGGCTGCCGCATTGGCGAAATTCTTGCATTACAAATAAAAGATTTCCGCCAAACCTTAAACGGATATGAGCTTTTTATCGGCAGCAATTATGACTTTAGAGAGCATGCGTTAGGGCCGACAAAAACAAAGCGGGAAGATGTTGTGCCGATAACAAAGAAACTTGGTGAAAAGCTTATACACTGTATTGAACAAAGTCCGTTCAAGGATGACCCCGAAGCGTTTATTTTTTATTCGCCGAAATTCGGTAAAAGCAAACCGCTGTCTTATGCAATCGTCAATCGTGATTTTCAAATTGCTATGAAAAAACTTGGAATTACGCGTAAGAATCTTACACTTCACAGTTACAGGCATACGTATGCGTCCATGTTGCGCGATGCCGGTTATTCCGATTCTGAATTGCAGTATCTAACTCGGCACGATAGCATTGACTTAGTATACCATTATGCCAATCATGTAACGCCGGCAATGCAACGAAAAAAAATAGCGGCTGCCGAGTTGATAGACGAGCTTGCGTAA
- the der gene encoding ribosome biogenesis GTPase Der, with amino-acid sequence MQKEQDELDKELEVSYDYRIRYENTPLIVIVGRPNVGKSTLFNRFLRKRRAITDSVPGVTRDPIEEQAIVNGLPVRLMDTGGFKLTRSGLQDEDVMDSLVVEKTIEALERADRILLLLDAGHVLPEDEEFIQFLRPYWSKLIAAVNKTEGGRLEAEAYNYFKYGFEHLVFISAEHGDNISELGELMTEGLDFSDVREAAAKENTIRLALLGKPNTGKSTLANYLTKSSASIVSDIAGTTRDVVHGNFSYKGMHFVLADTAGIRKKNKVTADIEYYSVLRAIKSLDSTDIVFYLIDAQEGLSEQDKKIIVQASKRGLGIIFLLNKWDMMAQDPKTFQEAERQIKIMFAKMEYVPVLPICAQTGKGVKKALDTALKIFSQLNTKIETSALNLALKDWTTVYPPPAGKTDSFSLKYLVQTSTCPVEFLVFANKPDAVTEGYIRYLQNRIRLDLGFDFIPVTVKVKGSRKRWEDRIR; translated from the coding sequence ATGCAAAAAGAACAAGATGAATTAGACAAAGAATTAGAAGTTTCCTATGATTACCGTATTCGGTATGAAAACACGCCGCTCATCGTTATTGTCGGAAGACCGAATGTGGGAAAGTCAACCCTGTTTAACCGGTTTTTGCGCAAGCGCAGAGCGATCACCGATTCCGTGCCGGGCGTTACGCGCGATCCGATTGAGGAGCAGGCAATTGTCAACGGTTTGCCGGTGCGGCTGATGGACACGGGCGGTTTTAAGCTTACCCGAAGCGGTTTGCAGGACGAGGATGTAATGGACAGCCTTGTGGTGGAAAAAACGATTGAGGCGCTTGAGCGTGCGGACAGGATTCTTTTGCTGCTTGATGCGGGACATGTCTTGCCTGAAGATGAGGAGTTTATTCAGTTTTTGCGTCCCTATTGGTCAAAGCTTATTGCGGCGGTGAATAAAACCGAAGGCGGCAGACTTGAGGCGGAAGCGTATAATTATTTTAAATACGGCTTTGAGCATCTTGTGTTTATCAGTGCGGAGCACGGAGATAATATCAGCGAACTCGGGGAGCTTATGACCGAAGGGCTCGATTTTTCCGACGTGCGGGAAGCCGCCGCAAAGGAGAACACCATTCGGCTTGCCCTGCTCGGAAAACCGAATACGGGGAAATCCACGTTGGCAAATTATTTAACGAAATCCTCCGCATCGATTGTCTCGGATATTGCCGGCACAACACGAGATGTGGTGCACGGGAATTTTTCTTACAAGGGAATGCACTTTGTACTTGCCGACACGGCGGGAATCAGAAAAAAGAATAAAGTAACGGCGGATATTGAGTATTATTCCGTATTGCGGGCAATCAAAAGCCTTGACTCTACCGATATTGTGTTTTATTTAATTGATGCACAGGAAGGTTTAAGCGAGCAGGATAAAAAAATAATTGTGCAAGCTTCAAAACGGGGGCTCGGTATTATTTTTCTTTTGAACAAATGGGATATGATGGCGCAAGATCCAAAAACCTTCCAAGAGGCGGAGCGGCAGATAAAGATTATGTTTGCAAAAATGGAGTATGTGCCCGTGTTGCCCATCTGCGCGCAAACGGGAAAGGGTGTAAAAAAAGCACTCGATACCGCATTAAAAATTTTTTCGCAGCTAAACACTAAAATCGAAACATCTGCCCTCAATCTTGCCCTTAAAGATTGGACAACCGTCTACCCGCCGCCCGCGGGAAAAACCGATTCTTTTTCGCTTAAATATCTGGTGCAAACCTCTACCTGTCCGGTTGAGTTTTTGGTATTTGCAAACAAGCCCGATGCGGTAACCGAAGGCTATATCCGCTATTTGCAAAACCGAATTCGGCTTGACCTCGGGTTTGATTTTATTCCCGTTACCGTAAAGGTAAAGGGCAGCAGAAAACGTTGGGAGGATAGAATCAGATAA
- a CDS encoding MerR family transcriptional regulator yields MALLFIGEVEKLTGIKAHVLRYWETVLPFMKPQKDLQGRRTYTQRDIDLIFRIKYLTEEKNMPLEAAGEQLLNELSSKGGSSESVRVSQMRDELVKIYKTVQDTQDKIK; encoded by the coding sequence ATGGCCTTACTTTTTATCGGAGAAGTTGAAAAACTTACAGGCATAAAAGCGCATGTACTTCGGTATTGGGAAACAGTGCTCCCCTTTATGAAACCGCAAAAAGACCTTCAGGGCAGAAGGACGTACACCCAGCGTGACATAGACCTCATTTTCCGTATCAAGTATTTAACCGAAGAAAAAAACATGCCGCTTGAGGCTGCCGGCGAGCAGCTTTTAAATGAACTTTCCTCAAAAGGCGGCAGCAGCGAATCGGTTCGAGTGTCTCAAATGAGAGATGAACTGGTAAAAATTTACAAAACCGTGCAAGACACGCAGGATAAAATAAAATGA
- a CDS encoding small ribosomal subunit Rsm22 family protein, with amino-acid sequence MNTAFYERFIKKEKPKKKTEQKEKSKKSRAHTEPRLKQRETKKTPQLSKAPTAGFRQLRDNSIFSALRSDTKKLLVDIPQIIESVIPLEQKHRRKLPQEIHQLFYELTSERSSRKIDYMNNPVKLSAYIHYYFWWNLVRLTKLLYALPLSLADNAVAADFGSGPLTLVCALWIARPELRHKKIIWYCADISAKALSIGEEIFLSLCAHTERGKTPAAEPWKIIKVNDRFGCSLKTKLDLFCAANMFNEIFWNTQDMEAEAQKTARTISALLKKEADILIIEPGIPLAGEFISCLRGELLEKNFLPVSPCPHNSDCVLPGQPALRERSAKPIAFDKWCHFTFTTEDSPANLLFLSEQANLGKERASLSFLFCTNKKQPAAAHTITARICSEQIKLPNNRYGRYACSEKGFLLILYEKKEPPAHKIPSGSLIQIPAEAFTKPPRDKKTGAFIIRE; translated from the coding sequence ATGAACACAGCTTTTTACGAACGCTTTATCAAAAAAGAAAAACCGAAAAAGAAAACGGAACAAAAAGAGAAAAGCAAAAAAAGCCGGGCACATACTGAGCCGCGGCTAAAACAAAGAGAAACAAAAAAAACGCCGCAGCTTTCCAAAGCGCCGACTGCCGGCTTTCGGCAGCTGCGGGACAACTCGATTTTTTCAGCCCTTCGTTCGGATACTAAAAAACTTTTGGTGGATATTCCGCAGATTATCGAATCGGTTATTCCCTTAGAGCAAAAACACCGCCGAAAACTTCCGCAGGAAATACATCAGCTTTTTTATGAACTGACTTCCGAACGCTCTTCGCGCAAAATAGACTATATGAATAATCCGGTAAAACTTTCCGCCTATATTCATTATTATTTTTGGTGGAATCTGGTGCGCTTAACCAAACTTTTATATGCCTTGCCCCTTTCACTTGCCGACAATGCCGTTGCCGCGGATTTCGGCTCGGGGCCTTTAACCTTAGTTTGCGCCCTGTGGATTGCCCGCCCCGAACTTCGGCACAAAAAAATCATCTGGTATTGCGCGGACATTTCCGCAAAAGCACTGAGCATCGGCGAAGAGATATTCCTTTCTCTTTGCGCCCACACCGAGCGCGGCAAAACACCGGCGGCGGAACCTTGGAAAATTATCAAAGTAAATGACCGGTTCGGCTGCTCATTAAAAACCAAACTCGATTTATTTTGCGCAGCGAACATGTTTAACGAAATATTTTGGAACACACAAGACATGGAAGCGGAAGCGCAAAAAACAGCCCGTACAATTTCCGCCCTGCTTAAAAAAGAAGCGGACATCCTGATTATTGAGCCCGGCATTCCCCTTGCCGGAGAATTTATTTCATGCCTGCGAGGCGAATTACTCGAAAAAAACTTCCTCCCCGTATCGCCTTGCCCACACAACTCGGACTGCGTATTGCCGGGGCAGCCTGCACTGCGAGAGCGAAGCGCAAAACCAATAGCCTTTGACAAATGGTGCCACTTTACCTTTACCACCGAAGACTCACCGGCAAACCTTCTGTTTCTTTCGGAACAAGCAAACCTCGGCAAAGAGCGGGCAAGCCTCTCCTTCCTTTTTTGCACAAACAAAAAACAGCCCGCCGCAGCGCACACCATTACCGCCCGCATTTGCTCCGAGCAAATCAAACTTCCCAACAACCGATACGGCAGATACGCCTGCAGCGAAAAAGGCTTCCTGCTCATTCTCTACGAAAAAAAAGAACCGCCGGCACACAAAATCCCCTCAGGCTCGCTCATACAAATCCCCGCGGAAGCCTTTACCAAACCCCCTCGAGACAAAAAAACCGGCGCCTTCATAATCCGCGAATAA
- a CDS encoding TP0183 family DNA metabolism protein, translated as MHGKNKQITILFFLIFLISVKQGFAIPRVGIYKIEIKDIDPQIESGINDLVFSFVKELKDYEIVDCRDQPIPRDFPQSAGLDYIFYGYISSAGGELKLDMVLKSKEGDISRFLTRTYETANKILLDSRMIVRNLFDQSASLPIAESKPPPEKQSVQTKFSLDTLAGSWSGEKEINKIVIMRGGRGIAILSSGVSIPLTLSFSDSTGIKVIQKGNLFPRQFLDIPDSIAKLAVEKAKPLEWNFLINTDNKKLSGIKIKPIITYANDSITDISYIEEPVLWVRN; from the coding sequence ATGCACGGAAAAAATAAACAAATAACAATTTTATTTTTCCTCATTTTTCTTATCAGTGTAAAGCAAGGCTTTGCAATCCCTCGTGTGGGTATTTATAAAATAGAAATAAAAGATATCGATCCGCAAATAGAGAGCGGAATAAATGATTTAGTGTTCTCCTTTGTGAAGGAACTGAAAGATTATGAAATTGTTGATTGCAGAGACCAACCGATTCCTCGCGACTTTCCTCAATCCGCCGGATTAGACTATATTTTTTACGGATATATTTCTTCAGCCGGAGGAGAGCTGAAACTGGATATGGTTCTTAAAAGCAAAGAAGGAGATATAAGCAGATTTCTTACCAGGACATATGAAACGGCTAATAAAATTCTCTTAGATTCCCGCATGATTGTCCGCAATCTTTTTGATCAATCTGCAAGCCTGCCTATTGCCGAATCAAAACCTCCGCCTGAAAAACAAAGCGTTCAAACAAAGTTTTCATTAGATACGCTTGCCGGTTCTTGGAGCGGAGAAAAAGAAATAAATAAAATTGTAATCATGCGCGGAGGTCGCGGTATTGCAATTCTTTCAAGCGGAGTATCCATTCCTCTTACACTGAGCTTTTCAGATTCAACCGGTATTAAAGTTATCCAAAAAGGCAATCTTTTCCCTCGTCAGTTTTTAGATATTCCCGATTCAATTGCAAAGCTTGCAGTAGAAAAAGCAAAACCGCTTGAATGGAACTTTTTAATCAACACCGACAACAAAAAACTATCCGGTATAAAAATAAAACCAATCATTACCTACGCAAACGACAGCATCACGGATATCTCATACATTGAAGAACCGGTGCTTTGGGTTCGCAATTAA